A section of the Pseudovibrio sp. M1P-2-3 genome encodes:
- the tssH gene encoding type VI secretion system ATPase TssH → MTSLTKLVTCLSPDLKSALENSVGEAMKRKAVSVDASHWLYHIVFGQDTELKTFLESQGVDLTALQSELEGQMPYGSGERERQPTISGSVAKLMEQAWILASVELGQPQILPEVFMLAAHTPNALGVRSEPLKALKPVSTDALRAFAQSRGANNSAATHSSGVATPPPAPSQSGGALEQYTVNLTQLARDGELDPVLGRTEEISKAIDVLLRKRQNNPIMLGQPGVGKTAVVEGLAEKIAAGEVPDQLKNAELVSLDMGLLQAGASVKGEFEERLKNVIKEVQSSEKTIIVFIDEAHTIIGAGGAEGQNDAANLLKPALARGEFRTVAATTFAEYKKYFEKDPALSRRFQAITIDEPVRDAAINILRAAAESLSKHHGVFVREEGIKAAVDLSIRYMPARRLPDKAISLIDTACARVALSQHARPKQIEMLEEDLRFAQSELEKSLEDARIFGNETFDGTDLSSSIHERETELLDRISSWKNQREKVEARLKAARDMLEDSGENSEETTPTPQEIEPTPNSEQETYVHPWVTEETVANVVSDWTGVPVSNIGASEAERLLHLEDTLKTRVIGQDSAIEAIAKSLKIARAGLTDTRKPIGVFMMCGPSGVGKTETALAIADQFFGGEDALTTINMTEFKESHKSSMLLGAAAGYVGYGKGGILTEAIRQRPYQVLLLDEMEKAHREIQDIFFQIFDKGCISDSEGNLVDFRNTIIIMTSNAGGEELRELTDTREIDPTPEELNEHLRPLLLRHFSPAFIGRTELIAYRPLSEGASMKLTEIHLNRIRKRIKAQYGAEFNWEKSFVDFVVGANNDPLSGGRAIEAIINRNFLPKLAEECITRVIQESPLSSISVSHSGKEVELEMG, encoded by the coding sequence ATGACCAGCCTGACAAAACTCGTGACCTGTCTTTCTCCTGATCTGAAAAGCGCTCTGGAAAACAGTGTGGGAGAAGCTATGAAACGCAAAGCCGTTTCTGTTGATGCCTCCCACTGGCTCTATCATATTGTTTTCGGACAGGACACGGAGCTAAAAACTTTCCTTGAATCGCAAGGCGTTGACCTTACTGCCCTTCAAAGCGAACTGGAAGGGCAGATGCCCTACGGATCAGGGGAGCGGGAACGCCAGCCAACTATTTCCGGCTCGGTTGCCAAGCTGATGGAACAGGCGTGGATTTTGGCATCGGTTGAGCTGGGACAGCCTCAGATCCTGCCGGAAGTATTTATGTTGGCAGCCCACACACCCAATGCACTGGGCGTGCGCTCTGAGCCCCTAAAGGCCTTGAAGCCCGTATCCACAGATGCCCTACGCGCCTTCGCCCAGTCCAGGGGCGCCAATAACAGTGCCGCTACTCACTCTTCGGGTGTCGCTACTCCTCCTCCCGCCCCCTCACAATCGGGCGGTGCGCTGGAGCAGTATACTGTCAACCTGACCCAGCTTGCCCGTGACGGGGAACTGGACCCTGTACTTGGCAGAACCGAGGAAATCTCCAAGGCCATTGATGTGTTACTGCGCAAACGCCAGAATAACCCGATTATGTTAGGCCAACCCGGCGTTGGTAAGACAGCAGTTGTGGAGGGCTTGGCTGAGAAAATTGCAGCTGGAGAAGTTCCCGATCAGCTAAAAAACGCGGAACTTGTCAGCCTTGACATGGGGCTTTTGCAAGCTGGGGCAAGTGTAAAGGGCGAGTTTGAAGAGCGGCTGAAGAACGTTATCAAGGAGGTCCAGTCCTCCGAAAAAACCATTATTGTGTTTATTGATGAAGCGCACACCATAATCGGAGCCGGAGGTGCAGAAGGCCAGAATGATGCGGCAAACCTTTTAAAGCCAGCACTGGCCCGCGGTGAGTTTCGCACCGTTGCTGCAACTACCTTTGCCGAATACAAAAAGTACTTTGAAAAGGACCCTGCTCTTTCACGCCGGTTCCAGGCGATCACCATTGATGAACCGGTGCGGGACGCCGCCATTAATATCTTGCGCGCTGCAGCGGAAAGTTTGAGCAAACACCACGGCGTTTTCGTGCGCGAAGAAGGCATCAAGGCGGCAGTTGATTTATCCATTCGCTACATGCCTGCCCGCCGCCTGCCAGACAAAGCCATCAGCCTGATTGATACAGCTTGTGCGAGGGTCGCCCTATCACAACATGCAAGGCCCAAGCAGATTGAAATGCTGGAAGAAGATCTGCGTTTTGCCCAATCCGAACTTGAAAAAAGCCTTGAGGATGCACGGATCTTTGGCAATGAAACCTTTGATGGTACGGATCTTAGCAGCTCAATTCACGAGCGCGAAACAGAGCTTCTAGACCGCATTTCCAGCTGGAAAAATCAACGCGAGAAAGTCGAGGCACGCTTGAAAGCGGCCCGCGACATGCTGGAGGACAGCGGTGAAAATAGCGAAGAAACAACGCCCACACCCCAAGAAATTGAGCCAACCCCAAATAGTGAACAAGAGACCTATGTTCACCCATGGGTAACAGAAGAAACTGTTGCCAATGTTGTCTCTGACTGGACAGGCGTTCCTGTATCAAACATTGGCGCCAGTGAGGCTGAACGCCTACTGCATCTGGAAGACACCTTGAAAACACGGGTGATCGGACAGGACAGCGCCATTGAAGCAATCGCCAAATCTTTAAAGATAGCCCGCGCTGGCCTGACAGACACCCGCAAGCCCATTGGTGTCTTCATGATGTGCGGCCCTTCAGGTGTGGGAAAAACTGAGACTGCTCTGGCCATTGCCGACCAGTTCTTTGGCGGCGAGGACGCCCTGACCACCATCAACATGACTGAGTTTAAGGAATCCCATAAGTCCTCCATGCTTCTGGGAGCCGCCGCAGGTTATGTGGGCTATGGCAAAGGCGGCATTTTGACAGAGGCCATTCGCCAGCGCCCCTATCAGGTGCTCCTACTGGATGAAATGGAAAAGGCTCACCGGGAAATTCAGGATATTTTCTTCCAAATCTTCGACAAGGGGTGCATCTCGGACAGTGAAGGAAACTTGGTCGACTTTAGAAACACCATCATCATCATGACTTCCAACGCAGGGGGGGAAGAATTGCGTGAACTCACCGATACACGTGAGATAGACCCCACACCGGAAGAGCTGAACGAGCACCTGCGCCCACTGCTGCTGCGCCATTTCAGTCCGGCCTTTATTGGTAGAACAGAGTTGATTGCATACCGGCCACTGAGCGAGGGCGCGAGTATGAAGCTCACAGAAATCCACCTCAACCGCATTCGCAAACGCATCAAGGCACAGTATGGGGCGGAGTTTAACTGGGAAAAGAGTTTCGTTGATTTTGTCGTGGGTGCCAACAACGACCCGCTTTCCGGCGGGCGAGCCATTGAGGCGATCATCAACCGGAATTTCCTGCCTAAACTGGCGGAAGAGTGTATCACCCGGGTGATACAGGAAAGCCCGCTATCTTCCATCTCGGTCTCGCACAGCGGGAAAGAAGTTGAATTGGAGATGGGGTAG
- a CDS encoding ImcF-related family protein, translating to MNWFRISFWAFVAVISLQLLIVFILLGIDILSLLGALIWGGILLVLSLAGITLAVIHRHRIWPQDPIAIEQRHLRRSARKQFCLVRDRARAINRRSLSVPWNLFLACETNQHTTVMTELGYVRIGEQICHKGLSVTTWTSPTAVAYRIALVPGEALSFEFLNVLLKLLLRHRPSLAVNAAYFEYELSQLMSPNPLETENLSTINRILNVACKTFGLDIPLHFAIAGLEHLPDVHRTALAAGYLRDKGVLGGFIDRSAPSLNAGIEALFKDMVHSLNATQQGDLQKQLVSEDCTAIVNAPMQLALIQVQVRERLALLTQALPPRRDRLNLQSIAFVGACESMPMVDPLSQVSSQRFFQTQTAFSPQEDLRESVTAESAASLANYYYLESNSIRQNNRYRAQLNLNAGMLSAFLAFLVIALAGLIWDNTRQYKVINQQTSSTFEDYYSKVGVLGENSDTLVDRVLLLAPLRKGLIAYDILDMSFYRWMLPNGSKREVFQQLYNDELTGGLQLALANYLEKDMFAFNALEDGVELVNLASLEVQFHENQRDNSHHLTRYFRGALAEQGEVSAEFQLQFAAQLRDLFQLNQPLGRRNEELRQVVAKTISGLATADLLYEALIRQGPYAERVDLRRTIGPRFSQVFNSIDRPQTYMVPRAFTQEGFELLFENGEIPDLATLISSYENLIGPLEAAKITAINRRVSDRYTADYISTWTTFINALSLRSATNWSDAQILMSALTNLTENPITGLGNALRSNTDITPTKGSEEAPSSPSIYSAELGTARNIREAFRLYLDAVKQQDQKQNQFDLFLQYASDVTVWLQETALTADGASRALFDQFQAGEQANPLAKMHAFATRSDLELIRSFGSTLSEGLDKAAMGFVYAYINNQWQQQVITPFGQELTGTFPFDPLSHEDMPLSTFTTLFMPDGVLDIFEKSYLSHFKNVDGLFNPQVSFIPTGTAELTQEAIHTFTQFGKIRESLFVDGKPFLAFTMRTSFMEGSLSRLVISSNVTLHKFTHGPILWSEQTWPVSGVNNSDISFRFYQRSRPQYDRVYSGPWSWFRLFHDGYATINPTAGLAETSFTSKSGAQVNLQFDSNKRFSPFAPEFFSGVQVGEPLFIRQEVPREKFKI from the coding sequence ATGAATTGGTTTCGTATAAGCTTCTGGGCATTTGTCGCTGTAATTTCGCTTCAACTTCTCATTGTCTTCATTTTGCTCGGAATAGATATTCTCTCACTTTTGGGAGCACTCATTTGGGGAGGCATTTTATTAGTTCTGTCTTTGGCAGGCATCACCTTAGCCGTGATCCATCGCCATAGGATTTGGCCTCAAGACCCCATTGCAATCGAACAGCGCCACTTGCGCCGCAGTGCACGAAAGCAGTTTTGTCTCGTTCGAGATCGGGCTCGCGCTATTAACCGGCGTAGTTTGTCTGTTCCCTGGAATCTATTTCTTGCCTGTGAGACTAACCAGCACACAACGGTGATGACTGAATTGGGCTATGTACGCATTGGCGAACAGATATGCCACAAAGGGCTCTCCGTTACGACGTGGACCTCGCCAACCGCAGTTGCCTACCGTATTGCTTTAGTTCCGGGAGAGGCACTATCCTTTGAATTTTTGAATGTCCTGCTCAAATTGCTCTTACGGCATCGGCCAAGTCTTGCGGTGAACGCTGCCTACTTCGAGTATGAGCTTTCCCAGTTAATGTCTCCCAATCCTCTGGAAACAGAGAACCTATCTACGATCAACCGTATTTTAAATGTGGCATGTAAAACGTTCGGGCTTGATATTCCTTTGCATTTTGCCATTGCTGGCCTTGAGCACTTGCCAGATGTTCACCGGACGGCGCTTGCAGCCGGTTATCTGCGTGACAAAGGCGTTCTTGGAGGTTTTATTGACCGTAGTGCGCCCAGTTTAAATGCAGGAATTGAAGCTCTCTTCAAGGATATGGTTCATTCACTGAACGCCACACAGCAAGGTGATTTACAAAAACAGCTGGTGAGCGAGGACTGCACTGCCATTGTCAATGCACCTATGCAACTTGCTCTCATTCAGGTGCAGGTGCGCGAACGGCTGGCCCTATTAACGCAGGCCCTGCCTCCAAGGCGGGACCGCCTTAACTTACAAAGTATTGCCTTTGTTGGGGCTTGCGAAAGTATGCCAATGGTCGACCCACTCTCTCAGGTCTCCAGTCAGCGTTTCTTCCAAACACAAACTGCGTTTTCCCCGCAAGAGGATTTGAGAGAGAGCGTCACAGCCGAAAGCGCCGCATCCCTTGCGAACTACTATTACTTGGAAAGTAACAGTATTAGACAAAATAACCGTTACAGGGCACAACTAAATCTCAATGCAGGCATGCTCTCTGCTTTTTTGGCTTTCTTGGTTATCGCGTTGGCAGGCTTGATCTGGGACAATACACGCCAATATAAGGTCATAAATCAACAAACGAGCTCAACTTTTGAGGACTATTACAGTAAAGTTGGAGTGCTTGGAGAAAATTCAGATACCCTTGTAGATCGTGTATTGCTTCTTGCTCCCTTGCGTAAGGGACTCATTGCCTATGACATACTGGATATGTCATTTTACAGATGGATGCTGCCTAATGGTTCCAAGCGGGAGGTGTTCCAGCAGTTATATAATGACGAGCTTACAGGCGGCCTGCAACTTGCACTGGCCAACTACCTGGAAAAAGACATGTTCGCCTTTAATGCGCTAGAAGACGGGGTGGAGCTGGTAAACCTTGCATCCCTTGAAGTTCAATTCCATGAGAACCAAAGGGACAATTCCCATCATTTAACCCGTTACTTCAGAGGAGCTCTGGCAGAACAGGGAGAAGTTTCAGCCGAATTCCAGCTTCAGTTTGCAGCGCAGCTAAGGGATCTTTTTCAACTCAATCAACCTCTCGGCCGCCGCAACGAAGAGCTCCGGCAAGTGGTCGCCAAAACAATATCAGGGCTGGCAACAGCGGATTTGCTTTATGAAGCGCTCATTCGGCAAGGGCCGTATGCTGAACGGGTAGACTTGCGCCGAACGATAGGACCAAGATTCTCGCAGGTATTTAACAGTATTGATAGACCCCAAACCTACATGGTCCCGCGTGCTTTCACTCAGGAAGGATTTGAGCTGCTTTTTGAAAATGGCGAAATTCCTGATCTTGCAACCCTAATCAGCAGCTATGAAAATTTAATCGGTCCATTGGAAGCAGCCAAGATTACCGCAATAAACAGGCGGGTTTCCGACAGGTATACAGCCGATTATATCAGTACATGGACTACATTTATCAATGCATTGTCCCTGCGCTCCGCTACCAATTGGTCAGACGCGCAAATACTGATGTCGGCACTAACCAACCTAACGGAAAATCCGATTACTGGACTGGGCAACGCCCTGCGCAGCAATACGGACATCACCCCGACAAAGGGCAGCGAAGAAGCCCCCTCCTCCCCATCCATTTATAGTGCTGAACTGGGCACAGCCCGGAATATTCGAGAGGCCTTCCGGCTGTATTTGGACGCAGTGAAACAGCAGGACCAGAAACAAAACCAATTTGATTTATTCCTACAATATGCCAGTGATGTCACTGTGTGGTTGCAGGAGACCGCATTAACAGCAGACGGGGCAAGCCGCGCTTTATTTGATCAGTTTCAAGCCGGAGAACAAGCTAATCCACTCGCCAAAATGCACGCCTTTGCCACCCGTTCAGACCTTGAGCTAATTCGCAGCTTTGGCAGTACACTTTCAGAAGGACTTGATAAGGCAGCAATGGGTTTTGTCTATGCCTATATTAACAATCAGTGGCAACAGCAGGTAATAACCCCCTTCGGACAGGAGCTGACAGGAACTTTCCCGTTCGATCCCTTAAGCCATGAGGATATGCCTCTTTCTACATTCACCACCTTGTTCATGCCCGATGGTGTATTGGATATTTTTGAGAAAAGTTACCTGAGCCACTTTAAAAATGTTGATGGGCTTTTCAACCCGCAGGTGTCTTTCATCCCCACTGGCACAGCAGAACTCACACAAGAGGCAATTCATACCTTCACCCAGTTTGGTAAAATACGAGAAAGTCTGTTCGTGGACGGTAAGCCGTTCCTTGCCTTCACTATGCGAACCAGCTTCATGGAAGGGTCGCTGAGCCGTCTTGTAATATCCTCAAATGTAACGTTGCATAAGTTCACCCACGGCCCCATTTTATGGAGTGAGCAGACTTGGCCGGTCTCCGGTGTCAACAACAGCGACATTTCCTTCCGCTTCTATCAGCGCTCCCGTCCACAATATGACAGGGTGTACAGCGGCCCGTGGTCCTGGTTCCGACTCTTTCATGATGGTTATGCAACAATCAACCCCACGGCCGGGCTTGCGGAAACATCCTTCACCTCCAAATCCGGAGCACAGGTTAACCTGCAATTCGACAGTAACAAACGCTTCTCACCATTCGCACCAGAGTTTTTCTCCGGTGTTCAGGTGGGGGAACCTTTGTTTATTAGGCAAGAGGTGCCGCGGGAAAAATTCAAAATTTAA
- the tssJ gene encoding type VI secretion system lipoprotein TssJ: MRRFSAVLLMILLAACAGADAPIVENKNLVIIAGPKINQYNNSVNPIVLRLYQLSSASKFNSADFWEIYNNEGEKVSGAVLDKQTLSPIYPNEKRLVSLELLPETRYLGVFGEFSDFETHKYLITAPISAEQMDDGITVYVNASGLSIHNRDSTKEVPSEEPKKKGLFAGLFGGKDE, translated from the coding sequence ATGAGACGTTTCAGTGCAGTATTACTCATGATTTTGCTGGCAGCGTGTGCGGGAGCCGATGCACCTATCGTGGAAAACAAGAATCTTGTGATTATCGCAGGGCCCAAAATCAATCAGTACAATAACTCGGTAAACCCAATTGTTCTTCGCCTTTACCAATTATCCAGCGCCTCCAAGTTCAATTCCGCTGATTTTTGGGAGATCTATAACAACGAAGGCGAAAAGGTTTCAGGGGCTGTTCTGGACAAGCAAACACTCTCTCCCATTTACCCCAACGAGAAGCGTCTTGTCTCTTTGGAGCTCCTTCCCGAGACACGTTATCTTGGAGTTTTTGGTGAGTTTTCAGATTTTGAAACCCACAAGTACCTCATCACTGCTCCCATCAGTGCCGAACAGATGGATGACGGTATCACCGTTTATGTAAATGCTTCCGGTCTTTCCATTCACAATAGAGACAGCACCAAAGAGGTGCCCAGCGAGGAACCGAAGAAGAAAGGACTATTTGCAGGGCTATTTGGAGGGAAAGACGAATGA
- the tssK gene encoding type VI secretion system baseplate subunit TssK yields the protein MIARIAWSEGMFIAPQHFQHADKAVRSYADALAQLDVRGGDFGVNTLELNLELLPVGKLAVRTASGVFPDRLYFELSKELVLDIPEGVVNETVYLAVPLAIFGAAEFGGTQGHARFLSSRKDLRDLRDDDNEQVETEVAEAGVSLKLGSDDRSGYATIPIANIQEKAPDGRIVLDPAYIPRAISIAASPLLCERLEEMISLARVRANNAAGRVATGVDARSELGLLNERLELQVLNRWLFTLQNIAATNTVSPRALFGALGCLLSELEALSASSVNAGLIYDPIQMSRCFNELFAQLRQKLTLEKPASVLTFNWNSELFETRRLLRLIIPASTLAKNLRLVLALSSEEGMSHLHEVGPLSCKLAGLSSMPELVTHDLPGIDLIPLATAPAELRSRSNAAYFSINTKNTLWQKFLKKHEALALHVDDRIPLVDATLYMLD from the coding sequence ATGATTGCTCGAATAGCATGGAGTGAGGGCATGTTCATTGCCCCCCAGCACTTTCAACACGCCGACAAGGCGGTGCGCTCCTACGCCGATGCTCTTGCGCAGCTTGACGTACGTGGCGGAGATTTCGGTGTAAATACACTGGAGTTGAATCTTGAACTGTTGCCCGTTGGAAAGTTAGCTGTACGCACAGCCTCCGGTGTTTTTCCTGATCGGCTTTACTTTGAGCTATCCAAAGAGCTCGTGCTTGACATACCTGAGGGAGTGGTCAATGAGACCGTTTACCTCGCTGTTCCTCTTGCAATATTTGGTGCCGCTGAATTTGGCGGAACTCAAGGTCATGCGCGCTTCCTATCAAGCAGAAAAGACCTTAGGGACCTTCGCGATGACGATAATGAACAGGTAGAAACAGAAGTCGCCGAGGCAGGCGTATCCTTAAAGCTGGGAAGTGATGACCGCTCCGGCTACGCCACAATTCCCATTGCCAACATTCAGGAAAAAGCACCTGATGGGCGGATTGTGCTTGATCCGGCCTATATTCCACGCGCTATCAGCATAGCTGCCTCTCCATTACTGTGCGAGCGGCTGGAGGAGATGATATCCCTTGCCAGAGTACGGGCGAACAACGCAGCCGGGCGGGTGGCGACTGGCGTTGATGCGCGAAGTGAACTGGGACTACTCAATGAGCGCCTTGAGCTTCAAGTCTTGAACCGCTGGCTATTTACCCTTCAAAACATTGCCGCTACAAACACCGTCTCACCGCGCGCCCTGTTTGGCGCACTTGGCTGTTTGCTGTCTGAACTGGAAGCCCTTTCTGCCAGTTCCGTTAATGCAGGGCTGATTTACGATCCAATTCAGATGAGCCGCTGCTTCAATGAACTTTTTGCGCAGCTACGTCAAAAGCTAACCCTTGAAAAACCGGCGAGTGTTTTAACTTTTAATTGGAACAGCGAGCTATTTGAAACCCGCCGACTGCTGCGCCTCATCATTCCAGCCTCTACGCTTGCAAAGAACCTCAGGCTCGTTCTTGCGCTTTCCAGTGAAGAGGGCATGTCTCACCTGCATGAAGTGGGGCCGCTGTCGTGCAAACTGGCCGGCCTGTCTTCAATGCCAGAGTTAGTAACACATGATCTACCCGGTATTGATCTGATCCCTCTGGCCACCGCTCCAGCGGAACTGCGCAGCCGCTCTAATGCGGCCTATTTCTCCATCAATACAAAGAATACGCTTTGGCAAAAGTTTCTGAAAAAGCACGAAGCACTGGCCCTGCACGTTGATGACCGCATCCCCTTAGTAGACGCAACCTTGTACATGCTGGATTAG
- the icmH gene encoding type IVB secretion system protein IcmH/DotU — protein sequence MTMEIAATLTLTPTGVEPAAERSVGMAALTQFSSGNIQKLDKALRRYSGSKNSLINVSADLLALCGTIKRMQPEDDLNIARLELTRAIIDLKYKVVQFDYPPSVAENLCLLFAIVLDEFILSSPWGTESGWESRTLVADLFGFRDGGDRFYNITDRALMQPRALSELIEIIYHFLKLGYKGKFSRDGGYESDRLIDRLEAALKLIPMEEPPKILGRPVDETPIPVSGTPAKTKYIWAGCSAMLILVCSWTYHEFDHYVVKAKFTELRIASQAHKAQDFIFSSVTGQTEVRDRK from the coding sequence ATGACTATGGAAATTGCCGCAACTCTAACTCTTACGCCAACAGGCGTGGAACCTGCCGCAGAACGCTCTGTTGGAATGGCAGCTCTAACGCAGTTTTCCAGCGGCAATATCCAAAAGCTGGATAAAGCGCTACGGCGGTATTCAGGTTCTAAAAACAGTCTGATCAATGTTTCTGCAGACCTGCTCGCATTATGCGGAACAATCAAGAGAATGCAGCCGGAGGATGACCTCAACATTGCCCGTCTGGAGTTGACCCGCGCAATCATTGATCTGAAGTACAAAGTGGTCCAGTTTGATTACCCTCCCTCTGTTGCCGAGAACTTATGCCTCTTGTTCGCTATCGTTTTGGACGAGTTTATCCTGAGCAGCCCGTGGGGAACCGAAAGTGGCTGGGAAAGCCGGACATTGGTTGCTGATCTGTTTGGTTTTAGAGATGGGGGGGACCGGTTTTACAACATCACTGACCGGGCACTCATGCAACCAAGAGCGCTGAGTGAACTTATTGAAATAATCTATCATTTCCTCAAGCTTGGTTATAAGGGAAAGTTCAGCCGGGACGGTGGATATGAAAGCGACCGCTTGATTGACCGGCTCGAAGCCGCATTAAAACTCATTCCCATGGAAGAACCCCCAAAAATACTAGGGCGGCCAGTGGATGAAACTCCAATACCAGTTTCAGGTACCCCAGCTAAAACCAAATACATATGGGCCGGATGTAGCGCTATGCTCATTCTGGTTTGTAGTTGGACCTATCATGAGTTTGATCACTATGTGGTGAAAGCCAAGTTCACCGAGTTACGCATAGCCTCCCAAGCGCACAAAGCACAGGACTTCATCTTTTCCAGCGTGACGGGGCAGACGGAAGTGAGGGACCGCAAATGA
- a CDS encoding type VI secretion system baseplate subunit TssG encodes MRIEEKAGQSLIDIPLLQAARMGLKEFENALNQGHFDPFPSGEQAIGEERHRGSILPKSQSGEQLRLLAPVMSSFDGALPDYLLEALIQGLHNDDSSLRDFLAIFDRRLLELHIRSARTQILVAGKDNNSTQVSNIISRMLVSVSHEEKSTHIAQILMPLLSRSRSLDMLRRIVSWWTERPVRINATFGKPYPIDNACLPRLSAKSKSKNQSLGNGTMLGRFGQIPVAHIGIHLQCNDRNDLTELTSDQEGMEHLNKLVAQYLRDASPVTIFAEIKRRHLSRPRLSSSQPTDRLGAYSILDPLRQPEKQTSIQLIQRMH; translated from the coding sequence ATGCGGATAGAGGAAAAAGCTGGCCAGTCCCTCATAGATATCCCTCTACTGCAAGCCGCACGCATGGGATTAAAAGAGTTTGAAAATGCCCTAAACCAAGGCCATTTCGATCCCTTTCCATCAGGAGAGCAAGCCATTGGCGAAGAACGGCACCGCGGGAGCATTCTACCCAAATCCCAAAGCGGTGAGCAGCTTCGTCTCTTGGCTCCAGTTATGTCATCCTTTGATGGGGCGTTGCCCGATTACCTGCTTGAAGCCCTAATACAGGGCCTGCACAACGACGATAGCAGCCTGCGTGATTTTCTGGCGATCTTTGATCGGCGTCTGTTGGAGCTGCACATTCGCAGCGCCCGTACTCAAATCCTCGTTGCCGGAAAAGACAACAACAGCACACAGGTATCAAACATTATTTCGCGCATGCTGGTCAGCGTATCACACGAGGAAAAGTCAACGCATATAGCTCAAATTCTTATGCCTCTTCTCTCACGCAGCCGCTCACTGGATATGCTGCGCCGCATTGTGAGCTGGTGGACTGAACGTCCAGTGCGCATTAACGCAACCTTCGGTAAACCCTACCCAATCGACAATGCCTGCTTGCCACGTTTGAGCGCTAAATCAAAAAGTAAAAATCAGTCGCTGGGCAATGGTACGATGCTTGGGCGGTTTGGCCAGATACCCGTGGCTCATATAGGCATTCATCTCCAGTGTAACGACCGCAATGACCTGACTGAACTCACGTCTGATCAGGAGGGGATGGAGCACTTAAATAAGCTTGTTGCCCAGTATCTTCGTGATGCATCACCCGTAACTATTTTTGCCGAAATTAAAAGGCGTCATTTATCAAGACCCCGTCTTTCTTCAAGCCAGCCAACTGACCGGCTTGGAGCCTACAGCATACTCGACCCGCTTCGCCAACCGGAAAAGCAAACATCAATCCAGCTCATCCAGCGCATGCACTAG
- a CDS encoding FHA domain-containing protein, with translation MTLSIQVVQIPEDATLDRREFYMQKKSFKIGRDFACDICLEDETNTLSRTHLVISYSANGSYTVIDNSTNGAELNSEKLPSKEVKLLSDGDVLSLGGYKLLVGIIGQIEQENQLQQEEVDTSKVIQFKAETDFASTAPLIANAAVEPVALVQDQGFSQEGMSLDQELMFDPFAEGPALREEHQQPDTEEPARIETFNLVNLDQPYVPAPENRDLGLRAYRENISDALERALDRFLSEIDPEELQADYDDYIPAFVSRKKQYWRIHKRQFAKKKASHEYHRVFLALFYEEIRKR, from the coding sequence ATGACCTTGAGTATACAGGTTGTTCAGATCCCGGAGGACGCGACTTTGGATCGCCGGGAATTTTATATGCAGAAAAAGAGTTTCAAAATCGGCCGCGATTTCGCCTGCGACATATGTTTGGAGGATGAAACAAATACCCTGTCTCGTACCCACCTTGTCATTAGTTATTCTGCAAATGGCTCCTATACGGTTATCGATAACTCCACCAATGGGGCTGAATTGAATAGTGAAAAACTCCCATCCAAGGAAGTAAAGTTGCTTAGCGACGGCGATGTTTTGAGCTTGGGTGGCTACAAACTACTAGTAGGAATCATTGGGCAAATAGAGCAGGAAAACCAGCTGCAACAAGAGGAAGTAGACACTTCCAAGGTAATCCAGTTTAAGGCGGAAACCGATTTTGCATCCACCGCTCCACTCATTGCAAACGCAGCGGTAGAGCCTGTTGCACTCGTACAGGACCAAGGGTTCTCCCAGGAAGGAATGTCTCTGGATCAGGAGTTGATGTTTGACCCTTTTGCAGAAGGCCCAGCGCTGCGTGAAGAGCACCAACAGCCTGATACGGAAGAACCTGCACGCATTGAAACATTCAACCTCGTCAATCTGGATCAGCCCTATGTACCCGCTCCTGAGAACCGTGATTTAGGGTTGCGCGCTTACAGAGAAAACATTTCCGATGCACTGGAGCGCGCTCTGGACCGGTTCTTGAGTGAGATCGACCCTGAAGAGCTGCAGGCTGATTACGACGATTACATACCCGCCTTCGTTAGCCGGAAAAAACAGTACTGGCGCATTCACAAGCGTCAGTTTGCAAAGAAGAAAGCAAGTCATGAATACCACCGGGTTTTCCTTGCTCTCTTTTATGAGGAGATCAGGAAAAGATGA